One genomic window of Aquisalimonas sp. 2447 includes the following:
- a CDS encoding type II secretion system F family protein, with protein sequence MAQKAAKQQPTFTWEGVDKRGERVKGENKASNVTMMKAELRRLGIQPKTVRKKSALSSLGQRKKKIEAGDIAVFSRQLATMMGAGVPLVQGLDIMAQGHQNPSMRELIQNIKTDVEGGTNLSETLRKHPRHFGDLFCNLVEAGESAGVLDTLLDKLATYLEKTESIKKKIRKAMFYPSAVIAVAFIVTAILLIFVVPEFQNMFQSFGADLPVFTQFVINLSDLFQNYWYIIFGGIIAAVVAFVAVHRRSPKFRRFLDRVLLKLPIVGPILDKAATARFGRTLSTMFAAGVPLVEALESVSGACGSTVYEDAIMEMKDQVASGQQLNVAMRLSNLFPHMVVQMAAIGEESGSLDTMLAKVADFYEEEVDNQIDSLSSLLEPLIMAVLGVLVGGLVIAMYLPIFQMGQVV encoded by the coding sequence ATGGCACAGAAAGCCGCAAAACAGCAGCCGACGTTCACCTGGGAAGGTGTCGACAAGCGCGGCGAGCGGGTCAAGGGGGAGAACAAGGCCTCTAACGTCACCATGATGAAGGCGGAACTGCGCCGCCTGGGCATCCAGCCCAAGACCGTACGCAAGAAGTCGGCGCTGTCCAGCCTGGGCCAGCGCAAAAAGAAGATCGAGGCCGGCGACATTGCCGTCTTCAGCCGCCAGCTCGCCACCATGATGGGCGCCGGGGTGCCGCTGGTACAGGGCCTGGACATCATGGCCCAGGGGCATCAGAACCCCTCCATGCGCGAGCTGATACAGAACATCAAAACCGACGTTGAGGGCGGTACGAACCTCAGCGAGACGCTGCGCAAGCACCCGCGCCACTTTGGCGATCTCTTCTGCAATCTTGTGGAGGCCGGCGAATCCGCCGGTGTTCTGGACACCCTGCTGGACAAGCTCGCCACCTATCTGGAAAAGACGGAATCCATCAAGAAAAAGATCCGCAAGGCGATGTTCTACCCATCCGCGGTCATCGCGGTGGCATTCATCGTCACAGCCATCCTGTTGATCTTCGTGGTGCCCGAGTTCCAGAACATGTTCCAGAGCTTCGGCGCTGATCTGCCGGTGTTCACGCAGTTCGTCATCAACCTCTCGGACCTGTTCCAGAATTACTGGTACATCATCTTCGGCGGCATCATCGCTGCGGTGGTGGCCTTCGTGGCGGTGCATCGACGATCACCAAAATTCCGCCGATTCCTGGACCGTGTACTGCTGAAGCTGCCCATTGTCGGCCCCATCCTGGACAAGGCCGCCACCGCGCGCTTTGGCCGCACGCTGTCCACCATGTTCGCGGCCGGCGTGCCTCTGGTGGAGGCCCTGGAGTCGGTCTCCGGTGCCTGCGGCAGCACGGTGTACGAAGACGCCATCATGGAGATGAAGGACCAGGTGGCATCCGGCCAGCAGCTCAACGTGGCCATGCGACTGTCCAACCTGTTCCCGCACATGGTGGTGCAGATGGCCGCCATCGGCGAGGAATCCGGCTCCCTGGACACCATGCTGGCGAAGGTCGCTGACTTCTACGAAGAAGAGGTGGACAACCAGATCGACAGCCTCAGCAGTCTGCTGGAGCCCCTGATCATGGCGGTTCTGGGGGTGCTGGTCGGTGGCCTGGTCATCGCCATGTACCTGCCCATCTTCCAGATGGGCCAGGTGGTCTGA
- a CDS encoding A24 family peptidase — protein MTLLDALQQPAMLVPSVFVLGLLVGSFVNVVILRLPVMLERDWQQQASEILGQPQENAPRERFDLIHPGSRCPGCQRPIRPWENIPVISWLALRGRCRGCGQRISARYPLVELITGLLSASVASHFGWGPELAAALILTWTLVALSGIDIDHQLLPDNITLPLLWLGLGISLAGLFTGIEDAVIGAMAGYLSLWLVFHVFRLVTGKEGMGYGDFKLLALLGAWLGWQALPVIILLSSLVGAVAGIAMIALLGRDRQLPIPFGPYLAAAGWLTLLWRDDIIAGYLRWSGLG, from the coding sequence ATGACGTTACTGGACGCCCTCCAGCAGCCTGCCATGCTCGTTCCCTCGGTGTTCGTGCTGGGGCTGTTGGTGGGCAGCTTTGTCAACGTGGTGATCCTGCGGCTACCGGTCATGCTGGAGCGGGACTGGCAACAGCAGGCCAGCGAGATCCTCGGGCAGCCCCAGGAAAACGCCCCTCGCGAGCGGTTCGATCTGATCCATCCCGGATCCCGGTGCCCCGGCTGCCAGCGGCCGATCCGCCCCTGGGAAAACATCCCGGTCATCAGCTGGCTGGCCCTGCGGGGTCGCTGTCGCGGCTGCGGCCAGCGCATCAGCGCACGCTACCCTCTCGTGGAGCTGATCACCGGACTGCTCTCCGCCTCGGTGGCGTCGCACTTCGGCTGGGGCCCGGAACTCGCGGCGGCGCTGATACTCACATGGACGCTCGTTGCCCTGTCCGGCATCGATATCGATCACCAGCTGCTTCCCGACAACATCACCCTGCCGCTGCTCTGGCTTGGCCTTGGCATCAGCCTGGCCGGCCTGTTCACCGGCATCGAGGACGCGGTGATCGGCGCCATGGCCGGATACCTCAGCCTGTGGCTGGTTTTCCACGTCTTCCGCCTGGTCACCGGCAAGGAAGGCATGGGCTACGGCGACTTCAAGCTGCTGGCGTTGCTGGGCGCCTGGCTTGGCTGGCAGGCTCTGCCAGTGATCATCCTTCTCAGCTCCCTGGTGGGTGCCGTGGCAGGCATCGCCATGATCGCGTTGCTCGGCCGTGACCGGCAACTACCGATCCCCTTCGGACCGTACCTTGCCGCGGCCGGCTGGCTTACCTTACTGTGGCGGGACGATATCATCGCCGGTTACCTCCGGTGGTCCGGCCTGGGCTGA
- the coaE gene encoding dephospho-CoA kinase (Dephospho-CoA kinase (CoaE) performs the final step in coenzyme A biosynthesis.), whose protein sequence is MLIIGLTGGIASGKTTVSDLFAELGVPVVDADIAARRVVEPGQPALDELAAAFGQDVLTESGTLDRKRLRERAFADADLRQRLEAILHPRIHEHMEAELAACDGSYAIMAVPLLVEGELLHRVHRVLVVDVPEEVQIQRLMQRDGSSREQAQAMLGAQSRRDMRLQHADDIVDNTGSVDDLRRQIADLHQHYQAIAADRAAMARGKAEETDR, encoded by the coding sequence GTGCTGATCATCGGCCTCACCGGGGGCATTGCCAGCGGCAAGACCACGGTTTCGGACCTGTTCGCAGAACTGGGAGTCCCCGTCGTCGACGCCGATATCGCAGCCCGGCGGGTTGTCGAACCGGGACAGCCGGCCCTGGATGAACTCGCGGCGGCGTTCGGCCAGGATGTCCTCACCGAGTCCGGCACCCTCGACCGCAAGCGGCTCAGGGAGCGGGCGTTCGCTGATGCCGACCTGCGGCAACGCCTGGAGGCCATCCTCCACCCACGCATCCATGAGCACATGGAGGCGGAACTGGCTGCCTGTGACGGCTCCTACGCCATCATGGCCGTGCCGCTGCTGGTGGAAGGGGAACTACTGCACCGGGTTCACCGGGTGCTGGTGGTGGACGTCCCCGAGGAGGTCCAGATCCAGCGACTGATGCAGCGCGACGGCAGTTCCCGGGAGCAAGCCCAGGCGATGCTAGGGGCACAATCACGCCGGGATATGCGCCTGCAGCACGCGGACGACATCGTCGACAACACCGGCAGCGTCGATGACCTGCGCCGGCAGATCGCCGACCTGCACCAACACTACCAGGCCATCGCCGCAGACCGTGCGGCGATGGCTCGCGGGAAGGCTGAGGAGACCGACCGC